CTCCCTCGATGAGCACGGTCACATCTTGCGGGGCGATGCGGCCGATCGCCTTGTAGACCTCTTGCATGGCGGGCGATTGGCCGACCATGAGTCCTTCGCTTGCAACGCCGTCGTTCGCTTCGCTCCGGCCCGTTGGCGACTCGCCCCGGCGGATTTCCAGCGCCCTCTGGACGGCGCCGCGAAGCTGATCGAAAGGAACCGGCTTGAGCAAGTATTCATAGGCGCCGCGCTTGGTGGCCTCGATCGCGGTTTCCATCGTCGAATAGGCCGTGATCATAATCACGGGCAATCGAGAATCGATCGTCGCTATCTCGGAGAACGCGTCCAACCCCGACATGTCCGGCAGGCGCACGTCGAGAATGACAACGTCCGGATTCAGCTCACGGACCTTATCGATGCCGTCGCGCGCCGTTTCAGCGGTGACGACCTCCAGTGAATCGCTCCGCAACGCCTTCTTGAGCGAATAGAGAAGGTTCGGTTCGTCATCGACGATCAAGAGCTTAGGCACTGCTCGCTCCTTCCGCTTGCAGCAACGGACTGGATTCAATCGCGGCCGGCGGCGGCTGATCTGCCGACAGGGCGGGCCTCGCCGGCAGACTGACGGTGAAAACCGTCCCACCTCCCGTCCGGATTGAAGCGACGATTGATCCGCCATGCGATTCGGCAATTCGCCGGCAGATGGCCAGGCCGAGCCCCAGCCCCGTCTCCTTCGTGCTGAAAAACGGCTCGAAGATCCGCTCCGCATTCGCGGCCGGCAGGCCGCGACCGTCATCGGCGACCGTGAGAAAAACCGCGGGAACCGGGATCAGCGTTCCCAGTTCATCGAACGACGCCCGCCTTCCCGAACCGACTTCAATCCAAATCGTACCGTGGTCGGCCACGGCGTCCAACGCGTTCAACAACAGATTCAGCGCGACCTGACGGACCTGCGTTTCATCCGCGTCTATCAGAACAGGCCGGTCCGGAAAGCACCTATGGATCACGACGTTTCGGCGCGCAGCCCGCGCGGCGAGGATCGCCGCGGTTTGCGATACCACGGGGCGCAAATCGATTTCCCTTCGCTCCAACTTCGCCGGCCGGGCGAAATCGAGAAAGCTCTGCAGTAGTTCTTGCAGCCGAGTGATCTCCTCATCCAGCACTTGAAGGTCATAGCTATCGAGGGCGGCGGCCCCGTCGGATCGCGCCGACTGAACAAGTATCTTGATGCTCATCAGCGGGTTGTGCAGCTCGTGCGCAAGACCTGCCGCGAGTTGGCCGAGCGCGGCAAGCTGGTCGGCTCGAATCACTTGCCGGTGCGTGGCGTGGAACTTTTCGAT
The Pirellulales bacterium DNA segment above includes these coding regions:
- a CDS encoding ATP-binding protein, whose product is MEDVLPYVKQYLDFNEAELADRSHDNEAMASWIVFALVSLGIGGAAAGAAAGFGLARGIRRTVYQLTIPLRDVAGRLNQVVGPIEIDEDPAIEDLAGVLQKIAAEVNSVIEKFHATHRQVIRADQLAALGQLAAGLAHELHNPLMSIKILVQSARSDGAAALDSYDLQVLDEEITRLQELLQSFLDFARPAKLERREIDLRPVVSQTAAILAARAARRNVVIHRCFPDRPVLIDADETQVRQVALNLLLNALDAVADHGTIWIEVGSGRRASFDELGTLIPVPAVFLTVADDGRGLPAANAERIFEPFFSTKETGLGLGLAICRRIAESHGGSIVASIRTGGGTVFTVSLPARPALSADQPPPAAIESSPLLQAEGASSA